A single window of Nicotiana sylvestris chromosome 3, ASM39365v2, whole genome shotgun sequence DNA harbors:
- the LOC104224444 gene encoding uncharacterized protein, whose translation MGLRAIPFTASQNGIMPNYLGGSDQYFPSTILPSSKLVFAVSAKAKKEDTEEPKEKKKQSLFSSVTEALDFSQVRSAKDAELIDEAREATQSGERMSREQYGALRRKIGGTYKDFFKSYVEVKGEYVEEGWVDKTCKVCKKDTRGEARQVDNFGRYAHVACLEKSKSGNFFTNLFSR comes from the exons ATGGGACTGAGAGCTATTCCCTTTACAGCTTCTCAAAATGGTATTATGCCAAACTATTTGGGTGGTTCAGATCAATATTTCCCTAGTACTATTCTTCCTAGCTCAAAACTTGTATTCGCAGTTTCAGCAAAGGCAAAGAAAGAGGATACAGAAGAACCCAAGGAAAAAAAGAAGCAATCTTTGTTTTCAAGTGTAACAGAAGCTCTCGATTTTTCTCAGGTTAGATCAGCTAAAGACGCCGAGCTTATCGATGAAGCTAGAGAAGCTACTCAATCTGGCGAGAGGATGTCCAGAGAACAG TATGGAGCTCTGAGAAGGAAGATCGGCGGGACATACAAAGATTTCTTCAAGTCCTACGTTGAAG TAAAAGGGGAATATGTGGAGGAGGGATGGGTAGACAAGACGTGCAAGGTTTGCAAGAAGGATACGAGAGGAGAAGCACGGCAAGTGGACAATTTTGGAAGATATGCACACGTGGCTTGCCTTGAGAAGTCCAAATCTGGAAATTTTTTCACCAACCTCTTCTCAAGATGA